DNA from Macadamia integrifolia cultivar HAES 741 chromosome 12, SCU_Mint_v3, whole genome shotgun sequence:
CTCTTCAAACCAAAACTAGATTCTTAGGTTTtcatttttgttaaaaaagGGATATCTTCTGGTGGAGCATCTGGGACTTCCTTTAGGCATCTCCTCCAAGAAAATACAAGTTTGGGATCAAAGGTAGAGAGGAtggagaaaattgcattctgtGAGGACTGAATGATACTATGAACAGGCCCCACGATTTCCCCATAATTACAGAAGTACTAAAGTCGcataaaacaacttaaaaccTAAAAGCGATCCTCTCTCTCAAGCACATTCATAACCCCCTTACAATTTTAATGGTTACATATATATCCCTCAGCTCTCCATGAAACATGTaaaataaagtaagaaaaaaaaaaaaaaaaaaaaaaaaaacagaatgtGGCAAGTCTAATGTATGGAGTGGCACCAATTTCACCCATCAGATAGCTCAAACGATGGAACAGGGCTTCAGAAAGGTATCACAAAAAAATGGATAGTTTCCTTCTCCAACACATTAAAATTTCATGAGATTTTTCCAGATATACAAGGATTTCAAATCAATAGCTAAATTAAGCACAGCACATCTGCTTTCAACTCCTAAACTCGTGGAAATCTAAGTTCGTCAAGCGTTACCTACTTACATTTACATCTCATTATCAACAAcatcaacaaaaacaacaaaaaaagataaaaaagagagagtacGGGATTATCTTGCACTTGATTAACCCCTACATATTCTCCGATCAATCAGGGGCCATCAATTGCTTCTTCTTTAATGAGAAGGGACATGGCAAGATTGGGGACCCTTTGCCTGACTTAACATATAGCTTTGGACACTTAGATTCTCACTCATCGACGCCAGGCAGTAATCGTATGAAACAGTATTCGCTGGATGTTATTCCCAGAAAACACCCAAGTCCTTGACCCAAAAATATTAAATGATCATTTAATATCCATCCCCATGAATGACAATGATAAGTGTACTTTGAAACTAGAGTTAGACAAAAAGTATCAAAAACCTGCAAAATTTTAATATTCATATCTTGCCTGACATTTGTTACTATTAGAAATTGGTGCTACCACAACTCTTCTTAGGGACTCACTTACTAATCATTTTCCCCTACGTTATTCATCTTCTCTATTGCCCCTTGTTAAATTTGGAAACTACAATTTTACTGCAATATCAAAACCAATCCACCCTTAATTCCTCTAACGGGGACCTTCATCAATTATCCTTTGAATCACTCACACTTAGATCAAACTCCAATCAAATCCCATCATATTTCGTCCACGGCCATAATCCCCATTCTAATGATCAGAAAAACTGCATTTGCTAGAAAACTATCCTAACCTCTGAGATGTTGAAACACAATCAACCATATGTTCCCNNNNNNNNNNNNNNNNNNNNNNaaaaaaaaaaaaaaagaccagaGTCATTAAGTCGTTGATCAGAATGAAATCCTAAGCAAGTGATAGCAATGTAAACGCTCCAATTCTCTTAAACAATCCGTGTCTGGAAATTGACACTTCTGAAACTATACCATAATAGACAATGAATCTGAATGATACCACCTAGTTAGAGTCTACAGATAccaaatttcattttcctttagTACCCAAACGTTCATTTAATGGAAAATCAAAACACACTACTCTCCCACCCAAAGTTTGCAATTTGTAATTCCTAATAGCATCCCAGTTCGTGTAATCATTCTATGATACGAATAAGAAGCAGTTAATATGAGATATAAGCGTACAACAGAAAAGACTGTCTGATACCACTTCCTGTGGGTATTAGAGGAGACGAAATTGCCGTCTGGTTTGATTTCCAATTCTTCGTTTTTTTTGTCCTCATTCTGAGCTGCCCTTTGCATGAACTGTGGAATAAAGCGAATTGACGGAAATATCACAACAGAGTACTTAGGCAGTTCAGTGAGactataaaagaaagaagattatGACATTCATGGGATCGAGCAAGTTTGAGTATTACTCTCTCCACTTGGGGCTCAGAGATAGGAATCAACGAGGACAATGATGGTTATAAAGAAGGGATTAGTATTGACCTTCTCTTCAGCTACCTTACCTTCAAATTTTTCAAGGTGCTGGAGAGCTCACGCTTGGCCATTCTGGCTCCtggacttcttcttcttcttcttcttctgagagAGAGACAACGAACCCTCTACGAATGGTCCCTGTCCTGAGTCTCCCGACTCCTGAGCTGTGCCTGGAGTTCGAAGGGAACGAGGGTTTCCATACCATTTGGACTTGGAAGCTGTATTCAAATTGGTAGCAACCTTTGTTTAATGACGAAGGTACCCTCGAAATTTCTGAAAATTACAGAAGATTGACACTTGTGGCAACTTATTTATGTGAGTTACATTTCATTTCAATTCGGTTCAATTCAAACCAACTATTTTAatctaaaatcaaaaccgaatgaAATCAATTTCCAAATCCAATGTTTGCCAACGACCTGTTTACCTTTGGGTAGGCTTCAGTCTCGAAGGTGACTAAAATCCGTGATGCCCTCTGGGTTTATGCATCTTTTTCTAGGAAATAAGTGAACTTTTCGAAATCTTCCATCCATTTTAGCAGGAATGTTCTTGAAGATAGTACATTACATTTGCGAGTAATGGGTACGGGAGAAAGACGCAGTTGAATCTCTTTGCCTCTCATTCTCAGAAGAAATCAGTTGGTgctaagtttgtcttgaattcttgacctgttttaaAACAATATCCACTATGACATATTTTCGTGGTGATCCAAATGAGATTTTTGTTCTGAagtctatgatggaagcagatgAATTCGATCCAATCCAAATGATACGATTCAACCTGATGGATCGACCTACGACTTGAAAGAGTATaaaatgtactatcgtcttgttgagcaagtggttataatttggggtttcttgaacTAGGGTTTTCTAGCGAGTTTTCTTGCCACCCTACatagtaaaatttttttttcttcacctaAGGACGTGGCACACCACATCGGCGTATTAATCTCATTAAATCTTTGTGTGTTGTGCATAtctgtctttatttattttcgtatttgttggAATTTGCTATAACAGCTGAAAACTGAACGGGTTCGTAGATTAGAGGAGCTAAAGAACTCAAGTCAGGCCCAAAATTTATAGGGAGTAGTTACTAAATACTGATACATTAGGTTTAACTATAACTATTGCATGAAACAGGGTTGAATTGTGCTATAAGATTCATgtggccgaccccatttaactgcaagaaaaaaaaaaaaaaagctttgttTAGTTAGGCTGTATATTAGTAAACAGAAAAGGGTAAGAGATTAATCTTAACTCTGCAGAAGCAACTAAATATGCTTTGTACTGTTGTATCATGTATATGATCACCTTCGGTCAAAAATTACATCTTGTTCAAATGAGAATGGTCAGATTTGTTTGATCCTGAACTGCATACTTTTGTGATTGTTATCCTTTCTCTTATCTAAGGGTGAAAATTGTAGATATATAAAATATCTTCTCTAAACTTGCTTAATCACTAGTAGCTGGTATTATTAGCAGGAGGTCAACAGTAGAGCTCTGAAACTGAGGATCAGATCGACTTCAGAAACGAGTAGAAATTTGAGAGAAGAGGGCCTTGAAATCTTTTGCTGGTGTACCAGCTCCCTCTGGCTTAGTGGCCAAATCAAATGCCTTAAACTTGGCCTCCTCATACTGCAACGCCTGTCCAATAcagagaaaataaacaaaacatcACTATTAGCTTTGGACGACTGATTAATGGTTCACTTGGGTAAACAATAAATGGCATCACCACATCAATCGATACATTTTTCCCTTTATATGCTTTAAATAcaaaggatgtgaatttgaccCATAGAGGTGTAAAACATAAAACATTTACCTGAATGCAGACTTCTGCAACATCAGCCCTAGGAATCATTTTTGTCTCGGTCTGAAGAAGCTCGTCATCCTTCCCCACAAGCAACTCCCGGATGCCCCCTTCTTTATCTTGTAAGCCCCCAGGCCTGTTTCAGCCATAAGCATTGCATGTCAACTGCCAATAAATTGCAAGTTTACGTAGTAACTGACGATGCTATGTGACAGTTTTAATACACAAAGAATGGTATCATGACACACAGATAAAGGCTGCAAGACAGGTCGACTTGAGTCCTGGTTCTAGCTTATACTAATTTAGTAATTTTTCTCCAATTCCTGGAAATTGGACATTATTAAGCCCATTTGTTAAATGTTCTCAGGAATTGGTATTGTATTATACCTGGGATATACATTATTTTTTGTGAATAAGATAAAATTTAAAAGCTAAAAGACCTTATTCAATTAGCTGTACTGGAATAACCCATGCTCCATAATCACAGTCACTGATTAAAAAAAACTTAAACAGAAGGGCTAAAGGATTTAATTCTCCCAATTCTACATTTCATAATTGTATATGCCATTTGCCAGGACAGTAGACTTCTTAGTTCTAATCATTGAGTAACTCTACAGTCAGTTTCAGATAAGACTAAAATCTTAACCGTAAACTAATAGAAAGATAATTTCAACATCTATATGGAAACAAATAGAGCTTTTCTATCTCCTGGAGTCCTGAATCAGCAAAGCACTTGAAAtggaaataatatatttttgcaCTCGAGAAGACCAATCATAAGGTTGACTATAAATGTTCCCTCAGTCAAAGATGGTGGACCAATATATGTTCAAGTATTTCCCACACTTGCAGAATTAATCTCCAGTGAGAGATCTCAACACATAGAGAACCATAGGAAAACCTAATCAACAATGCCATGTTGAATCCATGATACCCGGTTAACCGATGCTCATGTAAATAGAAGTAGATTAAGATGGACAATACCTGATTATTGCATATGGTACCCCAGACTCAGCCAAATACTCTTCAGCCTTTCTCTTCCAAATCTGTAATATAAATTTATGTAACGAAATATGACAGATTAACCAGAGAAGAAGGGGCAGATGCAAGGAAAATGATGAAGTGGAGAACAACAAAGTGCAAAGACATATTAAATTCAAGATTAAATTCCACCATTGTTTCATTTCTCAAACAAATTGTGTCACTTATGAATTTCAGATCTGGTGATTAAGGCTTCGGATAAAGTCTCGTTGCCGTTTTGTTGGTTGCAATTTGTTATTTGTTATCTTAGTGATTGAATTTAGCCTTGAAGATGAGGAATGGAGGTTGAATCTACAATCTACAACAATGGATGACAGTCAGAATGAAAAGCAAAATCCAAATACAGAAAGTTCTGGAAATGGTCGCAGTGGCAATCCTGTGATGATGATTATTACAGTTACTTAATGGGGAAAATTATCTTCAGTGGGCTCAGTCTGCTAAGATGTTTATTGTGAATAGAAGGTTGTTGTACTATTCAATGGAAAGGTGAAGGAGCCGAAAGAAAGGTATTCTTCCTATGATGAGTGGGATAGTCTTAATCTTACAGTGATGGGATGGTTACTTCATTCCATGGAATCTTCTCTCAGTCGTTCATGAGGACAACCAAGGACATTTCGGAGTCAGTTCAGAAAATTTATTCCCAAAATCATGACGATGCTCAGAATGAACACGTGATTATGATCTAGAGAGTTTTCTATTGAATATTATTACAGCCGTCTCACACAAAAGTGGGAGGAGTTGGATCAATACCAACCTCTCACCACTAATCTGGAGGAACTCCAAAACAGAATTTCTGTATGGACTTCCCTCTACATTCGAGTTGTAAGGTGTTCGAGTACTTGGTAAGGAAAACCTTCCAACACCTGAGAATGTATCCAAACATGCTGGAGAAGACAAGTTAGCCTTAGCTGTTGGTTATAAGGGTATAAAATTAGGCACTTTTCAGAACAAAGTTCAGAATTGTCGCCTCACTGAAAAGAAAGAACTGCTTGAAATGCAGCCACTGTGGAAGACCGACACACACTCAAGACCATTGCTGGATTCTTTACCCACATTTGAAACTAGCCAAATTTAAGGAGCAAATCTTGCTTCTACTGAGGGGGGAGCCTGTTTCAAGTGATGGTGGTGTTTCTGTTGACCCCCATGATTATGCTACCCAGGAGTTATCTAATCAGTTGTCCTCTTTGAAAGCCTCTCTGAAGAAACTGAATACTAGCATCATCCCAAGTATTACAGCCCATGCATTGCCTAATCATTCCtaggcatagtttttaaggcgctggtaaggaaggtagtgctccgccttacgtgaagtggcaccttatgggtttttttttttttttttaaaacacatcttaaaattacttgatgaagattccaaatatagattttttattggtgggtgtatagttttgttaacacttgagatgtatgggatcagctttactccaccaaaaataaccaaaacaaataaacaaaaacacgattcacaaagagggtttggattttgtcaagggttttaagaaagggctttgagaaggaatcaaggaacaaggaagaaccactgatccaagcgaccattttgctccagcagcggtgagcttcattcttctttgacaggagtagaaatatagcggatgaccttagggcttaggcactcattttgggattatagaggtaagtataataaatacttgtattttttatgtcttattttttttatatttataattttgtttcataattatgtatttatattatatgttaatatgattgatgattgatgattgatgattgataattgatgaagatgaacttagtttattcactttattgatttgttttcttgatgaatatcttacattggtatgaatatgaacctttaatatttatttaacatatgagtaataggattcaactagaatttgagccaaatatattggttttataaaaaaaattacacatgaacgctttagtcgataaggcgacgctttatgcccgcttatcactaaggcgctccgaaagaccttCAAACGCCTccatcgccttaccgccttaaaaactatgttccTAGGTTTATAAAATTTCTTTGATAAGGTATTCATTTActtcaacaagataaaaaaaccaATTAGGTGGTCAAAGATTTCAAGCTTCACACACCATATCCAATACTACAAACAAGATTAGAAAGATAAGGTGACATAAGGGGGGAAATATTTTTAGGATGCATCTCCACAACCAAGAGGTCAGAAAGTAATGTAAAAGTAGAAGGAACTCTACATCCTGCAAACCAGAGGAACTTCTTACCAGTATTTTCCCATTTCCCAAGCTGTTCAAGGGATGATTAGGATTAGTTCCGCCCATAGACCCAACCAAAACAATCTGCTTCACTCCCACAGATTTAGCTGGACAAAGGCATCAAATGATAGAAAAGACATATATCAGCACAAGGAAAGGTTTGAAATTTCAGAGTTTAATGGTTTTCTAAAGAATTCCAATGAGTAGCTTCTAGCCCTAGTAGTGATCCCATGTATGGAAGGAAATTTTTAAGTATGTTCTCGTCTagacaaaaaaatttccaaatccTTCACATAGCAGTGATTCATGTCGCAAAAATTATGCTAGGACCTCCAAGAAAGTGACAAGGTTCATGTAACCAACACCAAATGGTTATGAAAGTGCTTGCGGCAAGCAGCAACGATGATGATGCATAGTTCAACTCAACTAAGCTTTAGCTTCATTACTTGGGTTTGGCTACATAAATCATGTTCCAAAATTCCACTCTGTTTAAGCCCATACAGGATTCAGTACTTGCCTACTTGGTTTGGCTACATAAATCCTGTTCCAAAATTCCAGTCTGTTTAAGCCCATACAGGATGATGGTGcatgaataaacaaaataacACCATAGAATTAGAGCAACAGCCATACCTGCATCAATTTGATTCTTCTGCCCAATCCAGTCAACCTAGTGTACCAATATAGCGacaattgatgaagaaaaacatgaatagtatttaaaaataaaaatcagggATCATAGTTCCAACTACCTGTTCAGGGTATGCTCCATCTTCATAATAGAATTCAGGCCTTCCACCTTTGCTTGGATCAAATCCAGGTTTCATCTTTGGCACAGAACTCGAAAGAATGATGAGAGCATCAATACCTTGAAAAGCAGGAATGATACTATCTGCATCCCTTATGTCCCCGATAAAAACATCATCTGCTCCTCCAATTTTCTCCTTGCTCTCTTCTGATCTAACAAGACCTTTTGCAACATATTTATCTGCCATTTCCTTCAATTTCTTGTAAACAATTTGACCTAAAAAGAGCCCAGTGAAATTATATTCAAATGGAAAAAgaacaaattaaataaaaattggcTGCACATTTCTtgcataaataagaaaagaactAGGGAAACGATGCATCCTCTCTTTCCAAATCCCATTAAGAGTATACAAAATTACAAATGTATAATCACAATCAGCAGGTTCTGATATGACCTTAgttctagaaagaaaaaaatataaaaaagtaaAGGGGTAAAAACCATTGGAACCATTGATTTAGTAATGAAGGGGGTTTCCACCAATTGGCTTCTTAAAGTTAAACTGTGACGCGTCATATcatcaagaaaggaaaaggagaggGGTGGGCTTTGTGTTACGAAATCACCATGGACAGCCCATTATAGCAGTGTCAAAACCAACCTCTTTTTGTGATGTAAAGGTAGGGGAGGCTTTGGCGATCAAGGACGGTCTCTTGGAAGCTCTTTCTGAGGGAGGAGATCGTCTTCTTGTGGAGAGTGATAACTGAGAGGTGATATCTTACTTGCAATACACATCTAAAGAATCAGCCATATCAATACGTGGGGTTATTGAGGATATCCGGCACATCTCTACTTACTTTGAGTTTTGTAAGTTCCAGTATATTCCAAGGGCTGCTAATGTGTTAGCAGATACCCTTACAAGGAGGGCCCAATCTATTACGGATAGGATTGTTTGGCCAAATTCCAATCCTTGCCTATCTGTTCCAGTTGCAGATGGTAGGAGTGTAATCCGTACTGATGCATAGAtcttctttctaccaaaaaaaaaagacatggtTGTAGTACAAAATAATACTAAAACCATCATTTCACAAtctatcaaatatatatatatatatatatatattacaaggCCGATTCTGTAGCCAGCCAattcttataaaaaattaaaaaattaaaaaaaaaaaaacctttttgatcaattttacCTTACTCAATTTGTCTGAAACATTTCGGAATTCCtccaattttcttcttctttttcggGTTAAACTTGATCCAGTTTAACAGTAACATTTAGGGATTCCTCAAATTCATGCACGTTGAATGTTTCTCATGGTTTGAATAATTAACAAGAACAAGAATTCATTATTTGTATCGTATCCACAAACGAGTTAGTAATACATACCCTCCTAAATTCAGGATACGCCTTCTTTGGAACTTGATTATGCTAAACAGAAATGGATCTATCCGGACACTGGTTCAGGTTTTCCAAATGAGGGAAGCCCAGTAACAATCATCAGTCTTCGATTTTTGGCTGAAGCTTCCCTAATCAACGTTTTGTTGGTCCAATGAAAtcagaccttttttttttttttttttttttttgtaactgaAAATTGCAgagaaaaaattaacaaaataaccccttttctttttccttggaaCAAGAGCATAACTATATAATTCTCAAATGAAAGCCTACCCGTAAAgttgttttttaatttctttgtcCCCATATTTTAATGGGCTATAAAGATAAGAAAAGGTAAACTACAATTGTGCTGGTGGTGGTAGGTACCACTTACCAGTTCTACCGCCAGCTCCAGTAACGAGGACAGTGCTTCGAGGAATCGAATCCGCCATAGCTGCAGCAACCACCACTACTAGCTTTCTGAACCGTCTCTTCCCTTTCTGGAAGAACAgatgacaaagaagaagaataagaggttATGCAAATGTGTTATGGGAGTGGAACAGTCTGGAAGCCTTGGTTTGCCTGATAAGTAAGGAAGAAAGAGATGGCAAGGAAAGATTGAAGGTGAAGAGGGAATGAAAGGGACACGTGTCGACATCTGCATTCACGAGAATACTTAGGAGATAAGTTACTATCCAGAAGTCAAAGTAATGAGCTTCGAACCTCCTCCGAATCATTATTTGTCTCCTTCTCAGAGTGGGTTTTTGCTTTCCAATTTCCAGAGTCCATTTCAGCTATATATAATCTGTTATATAGCTATACATAATCTGTTATATCTTCTTTTCTTGGTCTTCCTGGGAGGGACTTTATTTCAGTCACATAACATAAGAATGTAAAAAGTTTTTGTTAATGGTTATAGAGTTCTATCAATGGTTTTAGGTAAAGCCGTTAGGGTGTCAATCTATACGGTATAATATATTAAGAGTAGATCGATATATCTTACTCCAATTAATAAGGAAACtgggtcttcttctccaactccttTTGATATGCAAGCTCCGTCATGAATCATGATGCTTCATGTCACTGAAGAacccaaattccaaattaataagaaattccTAATTCGGGAATACAGATCTGCTAAGaacgaagaaaaaagaaaacattttgaaGAACACTATCCTTCTAATTCTGAGCAGCATGAGCTTCACGAAAAATGGGTTTCTTACATGGAAACTCATGAAataaatcttccattctttcaGTGGTTTAAAATTTATCTTCTTAATAAATTCCCTAACCCTCATCAGGTTAGTGAGACCAAGAAGGTAACAACCACTTATGTTTCTAAAGAAGGAACAGAAATTGAATATGTTTATCCTCCAtttcaagccttaaaaataGGCGGTAATAAGATGGTTGTTCCTCTTAAAACTTCTAGCCATACCTCTTCTCCTCTGACTGAATTTCATCTTAGTcaagttgttgaacaaaataactttactaaTCTATGTCTTCATTCTATTGGAAACCAAATTTATTGTATTGAAATGATAATAGACTCATTGAAAACTTCTACTCCGTCTACTTCTCATACTAAAATTGAGCATATTTGGCCAACTtttgcttctcaacctagaagcaaGCCAAAAGAATCTGCTTCTCAACCAAGAAGCAACCAGTCTATCTTATTTAAACCTCCTCCAACCTTGGATAtcccaaagaagaaaattgagaaaact
Protein-coding regions in this window:
- the LOC122057620 gene encoding uncharacterized protein At5g02240-like isoform X2 — its product is MADKYVAKGLVRSEESKEKIGGADDVFIGDIRDADSIIPAFQGIDALIILSSSVPKMKPGFDPSKGGRPEFYYEDGAYPEQVDWIGQKNQIDAAKSVGVKQIVLVGSMGGTNPNHPLNSLGNGKILIWKRKAEEYLAESGVPYAIIRPGGLQDKEGGIRELLVGKDDELLQTETKMIPRADVAEVCIQALQYEEAKFKAFDLATKPEGAGTPAKDFKALFSQISTRF
- the LOC122057620 gene encoding uncharacterized protein At5g02240-like isoform X1 → MADSIPRSTVLVTGAGGRTGQIVYKKLKEMADKYVAKGLVRSEESKEKIGGADDVFIGDIRDADSIIPAFQGIDALIILSSSVPKMKPGFDPSKGGRPEFYYEDGAYPEQVDWIGQKNQIDAAKSVGVKQIVLVGSMGGTNPNHPLNSLGNGKILIWKRKAEEYLAESGVPYAIIRPGGLQDKEGGIRELLVGKDDELLQTETKMIPRADVAEVCIQALQYEEAKFKAFDLATKPEGAGTPAKDFKALFSQISTRF